The Neurospora crassa OR74A linkage group V, whole genome shotgun sequence sequence GGACAGGAATGGCAGTTGCCCGAGTGGTGTATCTCGGTACAGTAGCTTGAACTCACTATCTGACAAATGCTTTGCGTCAGGAGGATCAAAGCCATCATCACACTTCATGACACCAAGGGTCAGACTGCCTCGTCTCCCTCAATTACCTCCCCCTATGTCGGATGCGATGCCGAGGTCATTCATGGACTCTGCCCTTAGAAACAGTGTGTGTCCGGCATGAAGAGAGCTTTGGTGCTCATTTCCCAGTGGATTGGGACCCAGAGCATAACACTGTCTGCTATGAAAAATCAGAGGGCAGTGCTGGATTCTGAGCTCGatctctttccctcttttctgtGGGCTAAATGGGCCGTTAGCTGTTGATATCATACCCCATCTTGACTAGCAAGGGTCGCGGCCCTGCTTGCCAGATCGTCTCGTTTtccctcaacctccttcccTGTACGGTTGGATCGTTTCTGCAAGTGCGAGAGTGAGAAACAATCCCCTACCATCCCACCCTCGTGAAAGCCGCTAACTTCGACTTGGTCTTGTTCCGTACCCCCTGTAGCTCCCGGGACAGTGCCGAAGTTAACCCTCCTCTCACAACCGTCCTCTCGACCATTGGTGGCACTATTGGCTTGATACaagtacatacatatgtacacCACCGCGCTCTTCTACGACTACACTCTTTCGTTATCCGATCCTCTTGTCGTTCCTTCTTATTCCTAAATCAACCAAGACGGCGTCTCTTTCGATCTCTTCTCCAAACATCTTCTTTGGTGCTCTATTCTTTCGCCCCACTACGCACGAGGAGGAGTAAAGACTACTAGACAAAACTATCCTCCAACCTAAGCGACTCGAAGGGTTTTTTTCTGTGAAGGAAACCTTCGGGCAATCTTTGGAGGAGTGACAGCTGCCCATGTCAGCGACAGCAACATACACGGTCAGTATGGCAGAGTTGAGAGCTGAGACTCAGCACGGAGGCATCTGGCCCAACTACGGGAATCCGGTGCAGATGAATACTGGTCGGTACAACACTCAAGAGTCTTCGGTACCAGTAGGATCGGCGGCTTCTTCACATCTTGTACGCCCTCGCAGTCGTCAGCACACGATGGACTATCACAACGCACCATACCATCATGGACGGCCTGCCCaggaggatggcgatggcTACGAGAGATATCCACACCCTTCGTTGATGAACATCCccagcatcaccaccggCATGAAGCGCAGCTACTCCCAGGTCGACCAAACTCCCTATACGGAAATGGTCCAAGATCTCCGCGACGACTACAAGCCGGCCATGAATCACGACCAGAAGCTACTCTCATTCAAGAAGGTTGGCGACAAACATACCATCGTCGACCACAAAGGGCGGATTCACGAAATCGAAATCGAAGCTCAACTTCACGGCATGTTCTTTCTGTCGGAGTTTCCCTCGCCTGGCGACGGCAATGTCTTGAACGCCGAGTTGACTTGCTACCGCCGCAACCTGTTTCAAATCAGCGGCAATATCTGCTTTCCTCAAATACCGTTGTCTGTCATGCTAGAAACGGGCGAGACCAGCCAGATCAAGAACATGGAAGTTACTATATCGGCAATCGAATCTGTCGACGGCCACCCTGTGCGCCTAATCGTCATTCCCTGGAAGACGCCCCCACCCAACTCACCAGAAGTCAACCAAGCTCCCGATCAAGAACCTCCATCACTTCCTCTGATTCCCTGgtccgaagaggaggaagacaatGGCGGAGATCACTACGCTATCTATCCAATTGGGTGGCGTCGACTTCAATTTAGGATGTAAGCATCACTTCAGAACCACCACTCACTCCACATTTCGTTATGTTCAATAAGCTGATGCGTTCCTATCTAGCGCAACGGCCAACAACGGTAGACGGAAGGAATTACAGCAACACTTCGTCCTACACTTGAAGCTCCATGGAACCCTAGCGAATGGTACGAAACTTGTGCTTTCGGAGCTTACCACTGCGCCGATTGTTGTCCGAGGAAGAAGCCCGCGGAATTTCCAAGCGAGAAAGGAGATCCCGCTGTTGGGATCTAGCGCTGGTTCAAGAGGACAGACACTCGTGGAAACCGGTCACTCAATTGTTGCGCAAGCTGTCGCGCTTAACAAGCCTCCCTATGATTCGAGACCCCGTGTCTCGAGCATGGATTTGCCCAGAACAGCGTTCACGTTCACGTCTGCGAAGCAGATGCCCCAGAGTCCTATGCAAATGCGTTCGAAGTAAGTCAACAAAATTTCAAGATACGGAGATGTGGCATATTCAAGGCAGTGATGCTAGCTTCACTAGGGTCCTGACTTGTTAGAGGAAAACGATACGTGATGCTAACATAGGTCAGCAGTTCTTACCCCACAAGTTGGAACCCATCTAGTCAGGTGTCGATGCCACACAACCCAGGATCGACTTCTTACCCGACAACATCGATGGCCGGCCCCGAGCCCTATCCTAAAATGCCCCTTTCTGGAGCGCCCAGCTACACGGCCGAGCCCCAAGAGATGCCTATCCAGCAGACCTCCATGCCTTCTATGCAACTCTCTATGGTAGCCCAAGACCAACAACCGTCGGCCCCCATCCGAACACAATACGCAACTTACGCATCGGCACCTCCGCCGCATCTTTCGTTGCCGAGCACAGCGGACAGCTCGCTTAACGTGCCGCGCTATGTGGACAGCAATCCCCGTCCTTCAAAGAGCCCTCGCCACGGTAGCCATGGCTCACTCACGAACGAGACGGCCTCGGGCGAGTATCGCTATGGCCCCCCTTCGTACCTTGGCAACAGCTCAAGTGATATAAGTCCCCAATCGCAACATCATCCGCCTACGTCAGGTGCAGGAGCAGGCGGGGCGTCGTCGGGCGCTTACGGAACACCATCTCAAGAAGGAGGTGCCTCTGCCCCAGCGTCTGCGCCTACGAGTGCGGCTCCGCCGCGTGATTACTTCCCCCCATCTCAGTCCTGGACCAGCACTGCCGGTGAGGGGCAGACTTCATCGTACACGAACGGAGGTGACAGGTCCTATTCCTTTCCTACAGGTGTGAAAACGGAGCCGCACTCGCAGCCTTCGCACTCGGGTGCACCAGTGCCAGGCGTGTATGGCAACAACCACTATGCATGGAACGCCACGTAAAAGGAGGAGAACGAAGTTTGGATCCACGACTGAAATACCAGGCTCCAGTTGCTTTTAGGCTGATGATAACGAGGAGATGAAGGCGTCTTAAATGGTAATTGTTGCTTGAAAATCAAGCCTGAAAAAGGGGGGTGCGGTCAAACAATGGTGGATATTGGTGTCTCAATCCCATTCATGATGGGCTAATCGACGACACTATGGATGGTTTGCAGCTCGGCATTTTTACATGCCGGTGACCGGCCTGGAAACAGCGCATTACCTGTTTGGCGGGGTGCGCCTGACGTCAAAAGAGAAGTCGAGGAAGCTTGTGGATTAGAAAAGAAGTCGGCATGTGTTCtggatggcggcggcagttTGATTTTTTGTTGATCCAAAATACCTTTCTCTTTGCGGTTCTATGTTTCTCAACCAAGAGCTCTGTTTTTCTATATCCGTACATACACATCTACGTCCATGTACAAATTTCATGTGCTTCTGTTGCGGGCGGTGCTTTGGCTTCACCACTGCATGATATACAATCTGGAGGGATTTCATCTGTCATTGTCTTCGGTTCTTCTTGCGCATTTTCAACGTCCAATCGATACCACTCCAAATACCACAATGAGTAATACCTCCCGAGATGATCTGCCTGTGTTTGCATGATCAATATGGAAGATATATGCGCGTAATAAACCCAAAAATACACTGACGGCGCCTTTCCTGAGTGCTATAAGCCCCCCTTTATCTGCGTTTTCATGCACCAACTGACTGATTCCCACCCAGCCTTGGCCAGCGTAGGTAATCACAGTCACACTTTGCGGAGTGGGCACCCCGTTCAAGCTCATCATATCACGCTCCCCCGGCACTCGCTCATGTTGTGTCTCTCCATCCTCATAACGtgtccctccccccccttgCCCACAGCCATAATGGTTGCTTAACCGAGCTTCACGGTAACAACCAAATCCCTGGGTGGAAATGGAGGTCAAAGGCAAATAAAGTGCTGAAGGGTATAGGTGTACGAGCTCGGTGAGAAGTTCGGCGACGAAAACCAGAAAACATGAGACATGAACTCGTGTGACTAGAGTGCTATATCTCATTCAACCATTTCCTTTGCCGTCTTGTCACAACTCTCCTTAGCATTTACTCGACCCTCTTCATCTGGAAAGTACATGAAACCACAATGGTCCAAAAATTTCAACCCAACCCGACCAGCTTCTCGTATTTCCCCATTTCTCTTCGCAGACTTGACAAGTGAGATATGTAGTTAACATTGCATCTAACGTCCCACAGCTTTGCAAGACAGACAAAGAAGcttgccgccaccaccaggaGAAGTAAAGGTCAGCAGATGCTTGGCTGGCCTTTTGTATGTATATCAATCAACTGACCACTCCTGATCTGGCAGGTGCTAGGTACTTTCTACCTAATATGCCTACcacacacatacataccGTACCTAGAGACAAAAACACACGTATACAGGTTTGGCTTACTATCGGTGTATGCTACCCAGAGCATATTCAAGTTCCTGTCAAGTTTGAGGTTCAACTTCAGTGACAACTTCTGTCGGCGTTCTTGTTGTGCTCCGTCAGGCGCCCACCTCTTACTTTCCCCTGACCTCCAAACCCCTCATGCCCCCCAACCCCGGATTTTATCAGTTAGGTAGATATGTAGGTCCTACATACATGATAAAATGTTGTGTTACCAACCTGTCCCAACCTTTCCGTCGTCAACCTATTCCcacaggaaaaaaagaaaagaagaagaaaaaaaaagaaaaaaaaaaaaaaaaaaagaaaaggaaacgaCGATAACAGATACCTTCGAGTTTAGCTATGGGTTGATGGCTGCGAATTTCCATCTATGGGACCACATGTGTACATGAAACCGATCGTTCCATTCGGTGCACAGCTGTCACAGGGCTGGATACTGAACTCCTGGCACCCGGGACCGTACGATATGTACGTGAGCCCCGTCATTGACAAcgtcctcccccttcttgaTGTTTAGATGTTTAGGTATGTTTATGGCAAGATGACAAGCATGTAGTTGGATGAACGGGTGGGAAATGCCTCGACTGGCCGGGCATTGTGTTCAGGAGCACGATCTCATCTATATCTTTCGTCTGCTGCCCTTGACCATGGCGGAAACACAACGTTTTCTTGAGGCGACCAGGAGGGTGAAAAGGGTGTAGGATGGTCACATGGGGGGTTTTATTTGAGCCTCTTACCTACTTCGCAGGTAGATAGATAATAATTGCGGACGTTACGATGATACTCGCGTAGAAAATCACTAATGATGCAGTGGCGCTCGCGCACGAAGATATAAATCATTCATTTAAGAGACGGCGAGACTGGAACCTTTTTCGACATGGTGTTCAAAGCCTAAAGTCTCGAGGGAGGCAGTACATTGAAAAATGACATGCCGGGAGGTTATAAAGGGGGGTCTCTCAATCTACAAGTTTTTGAAAATGGGCAAAATGCTGAACGGATTGCCGCTGCTGGAAGTTgagaacagcagcagcagcggacAGCTGTCAACCGAATGACAGCCCACAAACTTGGCAGCTGGTAAGACCATTCATTGCCAACCTCCACATCCACTGCAGTGCACAGCGACGATGAGAAGCAATCCATGTCGCGCGCCTGCGTTTCCCGATTATCAACACCAATTCGCTCGTTCGTGACAACTGGTTTGGTGGATCGTGATTGCACGGCTTCAATTACTTACGCCCCTTATTTTGCGACTACAGTGGCATCACGGACCTGCCAGCTGACTCTTCAACTTTATCGGACCTCGTTGAAAATTTCTTCCCTTCACTCAAATCATCAGTGGCACAAATCTCGGCTCACAAAAATACCAGCCGCATAGTTCCACATTTCACGAGGCTTTTCACTCCTTGAAAGAACCTCTGCGAAAGAAAGATGTTTGAGGTACCTGACGCAAAACGGTCGGTTTcagtcttttctttttctttttttcttccccaaAAACCTTTCTCGTATCCAATATTTGCACCAGTCAGACCACCTCTGATTTGTCACGGTACACACATAATTGTACATGACTTCTTACTGACCTGCCAAAAACAGAGTGAGAAGAGATGAGCTCTTCGGTTCAGGGACGTCCGATCGTGGCTCCAGTCCGGACACAGCGGACGAAGCCGAAGTGGAAGCCAAGGCTCAGCTACTCAATGCCAAACTCTCTAGCTTGCTCTCATTGAAGTTTGAGTTTGATGACGGTGCGGCgcgtgatgatgatgccacTACTGCGGCTAGAGAGCCGACAGAAGCTTCGGCCAAGCAACATGAGGTGGCCAGGGAGAAGAcccagaagaaggagaaggagacgaaGCAAACAAGTCAAGGTGACGCCGGGTCCtcggatgaggatg is a genomic window containing:
- the vib-1 gene encoding VIB-1, with amino-acid sequence MSATATYTVSMAELRAETQHGGIWPNYGNPVQMNTGRYNTQESSVPVGSAASSHLVRPRSRQHTMDYHNAPYHHGRPAQEDGDGYERYPHPSLMNIPSITTGMKRSYSQVDQTPYTEMVQDLRDDYKPAMNHDQKLLSFKKVGDKHTIVDHKGRIHEIEIEAQLHGMFFLSEFPSPGDGNVLNAELTCYRRNLFQISGNICFPQIPLSVMLETGETSQIKNMEVTISAIESVDGHPVRLIVIPWKTPPPNSPEVNQAPDQEPPSLPLIPWSEEEEDNGGDHYAIYPIGWRRLQFRIATANNGRRKELQQHFVLHLKLHGTLANGTKLVLSELTTAPIVVRGRSPRNFQARKEIPLLGSSAGSRGQTLVETGHSIVAQAVALNKPPYDSRPRVSSMDLPRTAFTFTSAKQMPQSPMQMRSNSSYPTSWNPSSQVSMPHNPGSTSYPTTSMAGPEPYPKMPLSGAPSYTAEPQEMPIQQTSMPSMQLSMVAQDQQPSAPIRTQYATYASAPPPHLSLPSTADSSLNVPRYVDSNPRPSKSPRHGSHGSLTNETASGEYRYGPPSYLGNSSSDISPQSQHHPPTSGAGAGGASSGAYGTPSQEGGASAPASAPTSAAPPRDYFPPSQSWTSTAGEGQTSSYTNGGDRSYSFPTGVKTEPHSQPSHSGAPVPGVYGNNHYAWNAT
- the vib-1 gene encoding VIB-1, variant codes for the protein MSATATYTVSMAELRAETQHGGIWPNYGNPVQMNTGRYNTQESSVPVGSAASSHLVRPRSRQHTMDYHNAPYHHGRPAQEDGDGYERYPHPSLMNIPSITTGMKRSYSQVDQTPYTEMVQDLRDDYKPAMNHDQKLLSFKKVGDKHTIVDHKGRIHEIEIEAQLHGMFFLSEFPSPGDGNVLNAELTCYRRNLFQISGNICFPQIPLSVMLETGETSQIKNMEVTISAIESVDGHPVRLIVIPWKTPPPNSPEVNQAPDQEPPSLPLIPWSEEEEDNGGDHYAIYPIGWRRLQFRIATANNGRRKELQQHFVLHLKLHGTLANGTKLVLSELTTAPIVVRGRSPRNFQARKEIPLLGSSAGSRGQTLVETGHSIVAQAVALNKPPYDSRPRVSSMDLPRTAFTFTSAKQMPQSPMQMRSNSYPTSWNPSSQVSMPHNPGSTSYPTTSMAGPEPYPKMPLSGAPSYTAEPQEMPIQQTSMPSMQLSMVAQDQQPSAPIRTQYATYASAPPPHLSLPSTADSSLNVPRYVDSNPRPSKSPRHGSHGSLTNETASGEYRYGPPSYLGNSSSDISPQSQHHPPTSGAGAGGASSGAYGTPSQEGGASAPASAPTSAAPPRDYFPPSQSWTSTAGEGQTSSYTNGGDRSYSFPTGVKTEPHSQPSHSGAPVPGVYGNNHYAWNAT